One region of Ictalurus furcatus strain D&B chromosome 17, Billie_1.0, whole genome shotgun sequence genomic DNA includes:
- the smco4 gene encoding single-pass membrane and coiled-coil domain-containing protein 4: MRQLKGKPRKESWKDKKERKQAMQEAREQVATVVLPTLAVLILLIVLFVYVATRPGAVQ, from the coding sequence ATGCGTCAGCTGAAGGGCAAGCCGAGGAAGGAGTCGTGGAAGGATAAGAAGGAGCGGAAGCAGGCGATGCAGGAGGCGCGTGAGCAGGTGGCCACCGTCGTCCTGCCCACGCTCGccgtcctcatcctcctcatcgtCCTCTTCGTCTACGTCGCCACCCGACCCGGAGCCGTCCAGTAG